From the Scomber japonicus isolate fScoJap1 chromosome 8, fScoJap1.pri, whole genome shotgun sequence genome, the window ttttgcacattttgctGGGAGCTGTAGTTTGTCTCGTAGCAGCTGCTGGAGTGAAGCTGACTTCTTGTTCTGAGGCtcgacaggaagtgacatcacactCGACTTCACGCTGCCCGCCAAAATAAAAGAGTTAAACACAAAAAACGCAGACGAGCAGAAAACATCAGATCAGAGAGTCCTCAGAGGTTGATCATGTGGTCgttctctgcccccccccccccccccccccgttgtttagagggggggtggggggggggcggtcATGTGACAGGATCCAGGGTTTTAAAGCCTGTGAATCTGatccaggagcagcagagtggAGGAAGAGTCCGGGTTGGACGCTGGGAGTCATCTGGGAGCGATCTCAGGCATCATGGCCGCCAGGTGGATGGTCGGGCCGCGGCTCGAGTCTCTGTGACGCAGCTTAAACATCAGCTGCTCTTTTTCCTGAGAAAGCTTCTGGTTCACGACGACCTGCCTCTCCAGCGCCACCTTCAGGTCCTGCTGCTCCTTCGACAGTTGCCTAGGAGACGGGAGGGAACGGGAGGAGACGGGAGGAGACGGGAGGAGacgagacgagaggagagagagattacAATTAATCATCTGACGAACTGCAGCAGCCGCttccagagaagaagaagaggaggaagagcaggatgaggatgaagaagatgaggataaagaagatgaggatgagaatgaggaagaggaagaggaagaggaagaggaagaggaggaggaagaggaagatgagaaagaGGAGTTTTTAATCTAAATTTAATCATATAAGTTTCTGTTTGAAAGTTTAAATCAATTTGAGGACAAACTTCTCAAATGATAAAGTCTTTAATTCACTGTtgagttcatttattttaactctAATAAAACTTGTCAGATTGTTCCTACTTGTTGCtgttggttcttttttttttgggataaatgttaaaatcagcAGCTTCAGATTAATCCAggtgaaaaaacatgaatgaacacAGAATGATTTGTTAGTTTAGCATTTTAATTCAggctgaaatatgttttatgggTCTTCTGTGTGATTTAATTCCATGTActgttttaattacatttaacacttttttaatacataaaaatgcaatttaacacatatttaaaagtcaaatcagtcaaagaataacaataaaactTAATTAAGATGATTTATTAAGCACATTAAGTTTCTGGCTGCATCATTGAAAGCTTTTAATTCTGACAAcagtaataatatttttatttttattcttattcttgtttttttcttttgtttaaagacaaaaacaaagtgaCTTATTGCAGCAAGTGAAACGTCCAGCAGGTGGCGCCAAAGTACTGCTAgtgatagaggaggaggaggaggagaggagtaaaaggaggatgaggaggaagaagaggaggagaaggagagggaagaggaagaggaggagaaggagagagaggaggaggagcaggagaaggaggatgaggaggaggaagaggaagaggaggagaaggagaaagaggaggagaaggatagagaggaggaggaggaggaggaggaggaggaggaggagaaaaaggaggaggaggggaaggaggatgaggaggaagaagaggagaaggagagagaggaggaggaggaggaggaggaggaggaggagaaggaggatgaggaggaggaagaggaggagaaggagagagaggaggaggaggggaaggaggatgaggaggagacagaggaggaggaggaggaggaggaggaggagacagaggaggagaggagtaaaaggaggatgaggaggaggagagagaggaggatgaggaggaggaggaagaggaggagaaggaggatgaggaggagacagaggagggaggggggtggggggaagaggaagaggatgaggaggaagagaagaagaaaaaggaggaggaagaggaggagaaggaggaggagaagaagaagaagaaaaaggaggatgaagagaatgatgaaaatgatgaagaggaggaagaggatgatgatgatgaagaggaacatgatgaagaggaggaggaagaggaggaacatgatgaagagaaagagtaggaggaggaagaggaggatgatgaagaggaggaagctgagcaggaggaagagggtgatgatgaagaggaggaggaagaggaggaagatgatgaagaggagtgTAGATGTTAATAAACTTACTGAATGAGACTTTGATAGTTTTCTATTCTGACTCCAAGATCTTCATTCTGCTGCAAGATGTTGATGATCTGATCCTCTAGAGACAGATTCTTCTCcacctgaggaggaggaggaggaggaggaggaggaggaggaggaggaagaagagtaggaagaggagggggaggagggggagagagaggaggaggaagagagagaggaggaggaggaggtagaggaagaggaggaggaagaagagaaggaaaaggagagaggaggaagaagtagaaggaggaggaggagaagaaggaggaagaggaggaggaagaagaggaagaggagggggaggagaagatggaggaggaggaggaggaggaggaagaggaggaggaggaggaggaagaggagaagaaggagaagaaggaggagaaggagaagaaggagaagaaggaggagaaggagaagaaggagaagaaggaggagaaggagaagaagaagaagaagaaggaggaggaagaggaagaggaggaggaggagaagaaggaggaaaaggaggaggaagaagaggaagaggagggggaggagaagatggaggaggaggaggaggagaaagaggagaagaagaaagaggaggaggaggagaagaaggaggaagaggaggaggaggaggaggaggaggagaaggaggagaagaaggagaagaaggaggaggaggaggagaaggaggaggaagaggaggaagaggaggaagaggaggaattaGATCTGTTAtcattatatactatattatattatattattacgtctcattatattttatatatttcaggagttttattttgaaggccgTCCTACCAGCTTGTCCATctgctgcagcttcctgctctgctCCTGCACGCGCTCAGTCTTCATCTCGATGACGAACAGCAGAGACTCCTGCTCAGACTCCCAGAATGCACCGGGGCTGCCGTGGGcctaaaggtcaaaggtcagagagtTTATTTTAGTCTTTATTAAAGAATCCAGAAACAGAAATGATggaataaagtttaaaaaaaaataaatgtttagagTTTTACTTTGAGATTAATTCTgattaaagaaaataacacacacacacacacacacactgtaacacacacacacacacctgtttttactacctggtggggaccctgactggggtctaaagggtctacagacgtaattttaacacctaaattcatcataattctgtttgaacataaaaaatgactttaaatatcaaaaactcacaTAAATTTGAAAGCTgaatgtccccccccccccccctcgttgggacccgtaatgctaacgtctattagcatacagctgacatcactgttagccacagtacaattcatattcagtatttgaacaaatgttggattgaaacccagggagctaatcgctaagctaatatgctaacacgaagctaacatgctaatatacacacttacacactttgtcaggaaaaggtccccacactgcagtaccgtgtgtgacctctggggttcacacacacatacaggaaaaccaaccttgtggggaccaggcctatcaggaggctgtttgctattgattacaatgctcgttaccatggaaaccaggagtcagtccccacagggttggtaatatgtcaggttgcggtccccaccaggatggaaaaaacacacacacacacacacacacagacacagacacacacacagacacagacacagacacacacacacacacacacacagacacagacacacacacatacctgtataTTCCTCTTCAGATCTTTCTTGAACGTAGATTCTTGGACTCGTCTCTTCAGCTCGTTATAAATCTgcagatcagctgacagctCGGAGACCTTAACCTTtattaacacagacacagatcaGCTgggtgagcacacacacacacacacacacacacacacacacacacacacacacacacacacacacacacacacacacacacacacacacacacacacacacacacacacacacacacacacacacatcatctataatctataaaatcatgtttctatttttaccTTCAGCTCGTTTTCAGCAGCCTGAAACTTTTGAGtcagttcagttttttcttctttgtttcttttctgaAGTTCtgcagaaaacaaattaaacatcatgatgatgatcagctgttattgttacgatgatcagctgttataatgatcagctgttactgttataatgatcagctgttactgttatgatgatcagctgttactgttacgatgatcagctgttactgttacgatgatcagctgttactgttatgatgatcagctgttatgatgatcagctgttactgttataatgatcagctgttactgttataatgatcagctgttatgatgatcagctgttactgttataatgatcagctgttactgttataatgatcagctgttatgatgatcagctgttactgttatgatgatcagctgttattgttacgatgatcagctgttactgttacaatgatcagctgttataatgatcagctgttactgttataatgatcagctgttactgttatgatgatcagctgttactgttatgatgatcagctgttatgatgatcagctgttactgttataatgatcagctgttactgttataatgatcagctgttatgatgatcagctgttactgttataatgatcagctgttacgatgatcagctgttactgttataatgatcagctgttactgttataatgatcagctgttatgatgatcagctgttatgatgatcagctgttactgttatgatg encodes:
- the ccdc69 gene encoding coiled-coil domain-containing protein 69, encoding SKGKKGEKKDKNRRDDGGNVSSGSADVCLEKQLERFEWQLRTLKEVLSANGNPERAELLKDHGDEEVCALVLSILDKVKTETTADLNVLHEQKSQTATEDHERRVEELQKRNKEEKTELTQKFQAAENELKVKVSELSADLQIYNELKRRVQESTFKKDLKRNIQAHGSPGAFWESEQESLLFVIEMKTERVQEQSRKLQQMDKLVEKNLSLEDQIINILQQNEDLGVRIENYQSLIQQLSKEQQDLKVALERQVVVNQKLSQEKEQLMFKLRHRDSSRGPTIHLAAMMPEIAPR